AACAAAGTATGGTATGTATCACTGTAATGATGCCAGTCGTGTTCAGAAGGGCACACTGAACCAACATTTTTCTCAAAAACAATTCTCACTAGAGACATGCAGGACAGTAGTACCTCCCAGTTTTGCTCAATTTCTGAACACATTTGGCGTTTTTCTCCTCCCCAGGTTCTCCAGAAGGCCCTGAGAACATCCCTCCGGTGGGTGTTTTCTGGGACATCGAGAACTGCTGCGTTCCCAGCGGTCGCTCTGCTGCAGCTGTGGTCCAGCGCCTCCGCAACCACTTCTTTCAGGGCCACAGAGAGGCAGAGTTCATCTGCGTCTGTGACATCAGCAAGGAGAACAAGGCCGTCATCCAGGAGCTCAACAACTGCCAGGTAACCTGTGTGTGATCTGATTCCCTCAGCTGGTAAAGTGTTCCGCTGTATTCTTCAGTCTCTGACTCTACCTAAATGAGCAATGTCTGATTGTCTTCTGGTTCATTTTTTCCCCAGGTGACGGTAGCGCACATTAACGCTACCGCCAAGAACGCTGCGGACGACAAGCTTCGTCAGAGCCTGCGGCGCTTTGCGGAAACACACACTGCCCCTGCTACTGTGGTGCTAGTCTCCTGTGCGTGTGCTCATTTTACCTTATGGATGTTAAAACTGTTTTTCTTTCATTTCGTTCGTCCGTCCACTCCATACCTACGTAGTTAACCCCTTTTCTGAATCCGTTTCGCAGCCGACGTGAACTTTGCCAGCGAGCTGAGTGATCTCCGGCATCGCCATGGTTTCCAGGTGATCCTGGTCCATAAGAGCGGTCAGACGTCGGACGCCCTGCTGCAGCACGCCCACCGCCACGTGGCCTTTGAAGAGATGGTAGCCGACCTGCCGCCCAGACAGGCTGTCAAATCACAGGTAGGCTTCAGAGATGCTTAATTGATATATGTAATCCATACTGCAGAATGTCAGAAGTTCACTTTTCAATACATGTACAGTACTCTGACTGGTTGCTCAGAGACAATATCTGCCCTTTAGGCATTACTTCTGGGCAATCTGAAATCTGCCCTTTACTCTTCCAATGGTTCTAGACCTCTTTACATTTGacttttgagtcatttagcaaacgctcttatccagagcgacttacatttTCATATTTGTCCATACTGGTCCctctgtgggaatcgaacccacaaccctggccttgcaagtgccatgctctaccaactgagccacacgggtcCTGTGTCTTCCCTCTCGTTCTACAGTGTGATCTTCAGTAGTGTAATGCTACGAATCACAAGACTCCGAGCCTGCAAACCTCTTGTCATTTCAAAACACATTTCCAAAGAATGTTCAAAAACGTAAACCCAGAGCggtcccctcttctctctttccctcctctcctccccccaccagCTCGGTTTCAACCTGCTCTATGTGTACAACCTGCCGCCGGGCTGCGACGGCAAGAGCGTGGGAAACCGCCTCCGCCGCCTCTCGGACAACTGCGGGGGCAAGGTGCTGGGCGTCTCCATGGCCACCGGCACCGCCGTCCTCCGCTTCAGCTCGCAGGAAGCGGCGGAGCGCGCCCTCAAGCGCATGGAGAACGAGGACGTGTTCGGCCGGCGCatcaccctctccttctcagcTCCGTCCACTGAGGAGGGAAACGACCCGACCCCACCACCCTCCTCATCTGAGACTCCACCTCTGCTTCCAGTTcaacctcttccctcctctttttccttccttcccctGGAGAAGCTGGGCTCCCCTAGGAGGAAAAGGCGTGCGAGGcgtgagtgtcagagagagagggaatcctcgctccccctctctgttccggTGCCTGAGAGGCCCTACAGCCCCAGGAGGGGGAGCGGGGGGACACCTTTCCCCGTTCCCCCCCAAACCAGAACCCTTCCTCAGGTCAGCAGCATCCTGCCGCCCCCCCCATCCCGCGTGCCACCTGTCCTCCCCTAACCCTGTCCATGTCCTCCAATCTGCCTGCGCTAACCTGTGGTTTTTAAACTATAGCCATGCTTCATCCCATGCTTCATGTAGTTTAATGCCTGGTCTGTTTCTGTGCTTTGTTCAACATTTCATGTAATGTTTTAATCAATGTGTGGCATTTTAACACTTTGTCCCATGCTTCATATAATGTCTGGTTgatctttttttaaattcattgCGTCAATTAATGATCAATCTAATGAttgcatatctctctctctcccatatcttTGCTCTATCCCATGCCTCATCTCGTCAGAATCCTGCTTCTGTTTGTAATCGCTTCCTGTCCCGCCGGCCGTAACAGTCTGTTTTTTATGGTCTCTTTCTTCTACGCTTTTGATCTGTTACTTTGATCTCTGCTCTTTTTATTCTGCTGCTTTGTCTCCACCTGACAATAGAGCTGAGGGGAAGACTGCAGAATGGTGATGATAATGTCAGAGTTATGACAATACAAGAGGTTGAATAATACTAACAGTGGGGGAAACGTATAGCTCTGATTTGAATAAATAGCTTTGGTAAAAAATCACCAGCATTCTGAAGGACCACTTCCTCTCAGCTCTTATCGTTTATCTATTAGTCTCTTCCACTTCACATCCATTCTGCCAAGCTGATGGATATTCTAATACATTCACCACTACATATATAGTTACACTTTGGTTGTCCCCCTGGTGCAGGAGCTAGGTGGACTGGAGACCAAGCCCAAGATTGGGGTTTTCCCCCTGGAGAAAGGCCAGCACAACTCCTCCCCCCACAGTAACGGAGAGGGGCCGTCCCAGCAACACCCCATCAAGGCCGGCCTCATAGGAGAGTCTATGTTCAGCTGCAGGAGGTACGCTATGGACACCAGGGCCCCTTTCAGACTAAAATGAAGAAAGAACAAATGTACTAATTGTTAGATGGTTCCATCACAGTTGGTTCCCACATGCTTGTATGTGTTTTTACCTTCAATATTGTAAAATGGCCTGCAAAAAGTATCCCTGTTATAGAGGGGTCCATCGACCCAAGGAAGTGTAGAACACATAGGCAGATGTAGGAATTAATAAGCAGCTGTTTCTAAATGTGGTGGCTTGTGCTCAAACTACTGGAGCTGAGGTGATGCCAAAAACTCACATGCAGTTGCTGTTTTCAGAGAGCTGAGTATGCCATAATCTTTAAACTTCAAGTTAATGTCCCCTCTCCCATCAGGAGAGACCTCTCCAGCCCCCGCAGTGCATCGGACTCTGAGCGTCATGTGGACCGGAGCTCTGGAGAGTTCCAGATCAGCACCCCCTCTGCCTTCAGCAAGCTGACCCTGCACAAGACCTTTAGCGCCTCGGTCCTCTCCCAGCCACAGGGCCTCTCCCAAGGCTCCTGGTCCTCACGGTGAGACCATCAGACACTACAGAATTACCCATtttgtttccttaccctgtaagcagtctttAGGCGAGGAGAGACGTCAGTCTATGCCTTGGTTTTAACTTGAGCCTTtttttatccccccaaaaaacaatgcAAGGGAATATTCCCCCAAATTAGTTTTAAAATTTCCTGCACAAATCGTCTTAAAGTAACCTCATTGAGCTACACAAATATCGGACACTTTGATGATTTGGTCATGATATTTCAATCTATACCTTCCTATGGTGCTGCCAACCCACTgaactcctctctttctctctgctccagGAGTGGATCCCCCTGCATGTCGAGCCGCTCCTCCCCCCTAATAGGCCCTCCTCCCCGGGGCAGCAGCAGCCCCTGTCTGCCTGTGGGCCCACAGGCCTCGGAGCCCTTCTCGGACGGGGCAGACTTGCAGGTGGCCAACCTGGACTACAGGATGTCCCGTAAAGAGCTGCAGCAGAGCCTGCACGATGCCTTCTCCAGACACGGACAGGTGAGTCCTGTACAGACAGTGTTCTGATGCTATTCATTATAGATGAATAGAGCTTTAATCTGTCTCCCAATTGAGGCTAAATAGCAAGATGGCGAGGTCAGGATTTAGTAGTTTAGTGTCATTGTATTGATTCAATCTATTCTGTCATTTTCTGACGCGGCTGTGTGTGCTTGTGCCAAATCGCGGGCACTGTAGACGACATGAGAAGCTAACGTGCGTGTCTCCCTCCAGGTTAAAGGCGTAGAGCTGAGTCCCCACACAGACTACCAGCTGAAGGCCACCGTCCAGTTCGTCTCCCTACAGCAGGCCATCGGTGCTGTGAGCAGCCTGCACCGCTACAAGATAGGAAGCAAACGCATCCACGTCTCCCTCATCACCGGGGCCGGCAACAAGTCTCTAGCCATGCTCCGGTATGTACAGCACAACTAACATTGAGGTAGTACTCTCTCCCTTACTTGTCACATCATTTGGCAGTTTCATGTCTTCGATTGGAACTCGTCACCATCCTTTTTTAAATGTCGCCAACACATGATTTGTTCCTGGTTTGAGATGGATGGTATGAAAAGGTTTCCTCTTCCTCAGCTCTGAAATCTTCCAGATTCTCCAGGACGCGCCAGCCAGCTGTCTTCCCCTTTTCAAGTTCACTGAAATCTACGAGAAAAGGTGAGTCATTTtgcttctctcctcctcatcactcaacctccctccacctctgtaGGAGTTAGTCCTATGCAATGTTAAGTACTGTGGCTGCGTTTACACTTtctcccaaaagcatcttaatgCTAAGTTCAACATTAGAACTATGGGATCCTATggttctaatgaacttattcttaagatgcttttgggaaaacGGGCCCTGATccttttttttcactaattggtcttttgaccaataagATCTGATTTAATTGGTTAAAAGACCAATCAGTGGggggaaaaagatcagaattggctACCTGTGTAAATGGAGGCTAAGTAATGGCTATGTCAATGTACTTTATTAATTCCTTTCcacccatctctccacctctccccagaTTTGGTCGTAAGCTGGTGGTGAGCGACCTATACAGACTACAAGAGGTTGTGGCAGTGAGGGAGCAGGGTGGAGGTAGGCTGGTGTGTCTCCTCCCCAGTAGCCAGGCCAGGCAGAGCCCTCTGGGGTCGTCCCAGGAGGGGTCCTCGGCTAATGGTAGTCCTGTGGTGTTTGAACAGTTGGagtaccacgagcctgtctgcagTTACCACTACACACAGCAGAACTTCAGGTAGGGATAGACTGAAAGACCCAtatgagtgcacacacacacacatttatgtcATCTTACAGGACTCTTTTTGAGAAAGTATTTCATAAGagctcgatctctctctctctgtccccccccctgtAGTGAGGCAGACTTTGACCCAGACTCGTATAAGATTCCTTTTGTGGTGGTGTCTCTGAAGACCCTGGCCTCCCAGGTCCACTGTCTGCTACAGTCCCATGAGGGAACCCTGCCCCTGCTCAGGTAACCAACGCTGTCTCTGCCTGGATAGACTAACGGACAGTGGATGCTTAATACATTTTAATTCAATAAATGGAGTGCGAGAGATCTGCCTTGATATAAAAGTGAACTTTTATGGGAAAGACCTTTTTTAATAAATCAAAACAATATTTCTAGAACCCATTTCATACAAATGGAGTGCAATGGCCTTTTGGAATTTCGTATAACACTGTAAATGTTACTAGATTTTGTGTTTCATGAATATTAATTTTGCTTTAACTGTGACTCAGTTTCTCAGAGTGCTATGCATCAGAGTTGGGCCCCCTGGCGGTGtctgaagagggggaggaggaggggagtgtcCCCTTGGAGCACCTCATCACCTGTATACCAGGCATTAACATCGTCACTGCTCAGAACGGCTTCAAGGTCATCAAGTGGATCCACAACAAGCCACCCGCATCCAACACAGGTACTGACCTGACTCTCAGCCCTAACCCTCGGGGAGAATTACATTGAAAACCTTTTATTTAGACTCGCAGAGGAATCCTCTGGGGTTCATAAAAGCAATACAAACCTACAGAATTTAAACCCTATATTCATTAACAATAGAGACCCCTATCGCATAAGACTGTTCTCAAAGACACTTGAAGATACTCGGGAGGTCATAAGAATTGTCAGAGATATGTTGAGCTAAAAACTGCTTTCTTGACATTTTTAGTAGGTGGATACTGTGCTGCTGACGCAGATACCAGCACTCCAAGACAGAGCTGCACTCATACTACTATCATAAAAGAAGTCATTAAAAcctcttgctgtgtgtgtgtgtgtgtgtcatagaccAGTGGACGCAGCGGTGCAAGTCCCCAGTGGGGAACCCCCAGTTGATCCAGTTCAGTAGAGAGCTCATTGACCTGATGAAGGGTCAGCCCTGCAACCTGATGCCCATCAGCAAGTTCATACCtgcctaccaccaccactatgcCAAGCAGTGTAGGGTCTCTGACTACGGATACTCTAAGCTGCTGGAGCTACTGGAGGCTGTGCCTCACGTACTGCAGgtatcatacatacacacacacacacacacagtttaataAATCGCTCACTTACACAGATAATCAAAGATGGCAGTTACTCAAGCTCAATTAATTGACACGATGGATCACTTTTAATCTTGCTAGTTTAGTGACTTCCTAGCTCAAACACACAATGAAGAGACTGGGAGACCATCTGCTATCCCTTCTGACAAAGCCTTGCCCACTTTGTTTCTCATTACACACTTCAACAGCCTTGAGGTTAGATCCCTGACAGAAACTATTAGTACAACATCTAATAGATTATTGCAGCAGGAAGTGCTTGCATACACTCTCAGTGGTGGCGACCCCTGAAGTAAACAAAGCATGAATgaatctctctttcctctcaacTCCAGATCCTTGGCATGGGGACCAAGCGTCTGCTGACCCTGACCCACCGTGCCCAGGTGAAGAGATTCACCCAGGACCTCCTCAAACTGCTCAAGTTCCAGGCCAGCAAACAGGTGGCCATCACAGACTTCATGCAGGCCTACCATTGGTCAGTACTACCATAGGAACTGCCCACTCCGCCACTCTCTCAGCAAAGCATACCGTCGAGCCAAAGAGTCTAAAATTCATGCAGACCAACCACTGGTCAATTCTATAGGAGGACCGCCCATTCCCAcactctcagccaatcatgttgTCTATCCTAAGCTAAGCACATTCCTGTCAGCTATTGTTAATTAACAGTAAAGTATTTGTTTTATGACTTCGTTTGGATTCTGTTTCTATTGGCTTATTTGGAGGTGTATATACTTGTGATGGTGTTTATATGAATTCATTTGGAAGTGTATTTTCTGTGTCAAATggctcctgtctgtgtgtgtgtgtgtgtgttcattcaaCGTGTTTCTATTGCTACAGGTGCTTCTCCAGAGACTGGCGGGTGCTGGACTATGGGATGTGTGATTTGATGGACCTGCTAGCTGAGATCCCtgacaccaccatcaccatcacacacCAGGACTTGGACACTGTCATCTCTGTACCCAAGAGAGGTGAGATGAGGTCCCTCTGTATGGGTCTTAGGGTTGCAACATTCTGGTAATTTCCCCAAAAGGAATCTGTATTTTTCGTGGTTATTGTTCCAGTGTACTTttctgggaatttggggaaagtaacaagaattttgcaaccctaatggGTCTGATATCAGGGTCATGGATAAACTGCCAGAGGGTTGTTATGTCCTTCTAGTACATTTGATCCTCTGGGGGAACATACCCAGCTCTAGGAAGGACATGTGAAATATTGGTAACGTTTGTTTAGAAAATATGTTCAACTTGGGACCAGAcggttgtgttgttgtcttgtttGTGTCTGTAGTTGTACATTTGATCCCTGGGGGAAAATTGTGAAATATTAGTCGCTTTTGTTTTGGAtaggtttttttttttcactcttCTTTATTCAACCCAGAAATTCCCTTGGAGATGGATAAGAATATCCTTGGCATGGAATAAAGTAATgcattttacacacacatatgCCTGACTATCTCCTGACTGTGACCTGGCTGGTGTAGCAGTAATGCCGCAGCCTTCGGTCTACGTTGTCGGCATACAGTAGGTTTAAACCAGGCCTATTGCCTTTTGACACAACCTCTTTCcacactgtcatcctctctctgttcaaTAGAGTCAGAAAATACCTGTTCTACTTGGTATGGGGTTGATGTGGTTTGGGGATCAGGTTGTTTTTCCCTCTACCTGTTTTTCTGTATAATCTTTAAAATGGCAAAAAATGAAATGACCTGTAATAGGAATTACCGGGTGAGCTAAAAGAAGAGAAGGTGAAGTAAATGTATAAATATGTGGTTTATTACAACAGGGAGATGCCATCCAGCAGAGAACATGTGTAGCTGgcttctaaaaatatatatttataaataaagAGAACTGAGTTGTTAACTCTTGCCCTCCTTTGTCCTCGTCCCATTCAGATCGTACATCAGATGAGATGGAGCGGACCAAGCAGTTTGGTAAGGAGGTGGTGGACCTACTGCGTCACCAGCCCCACTGTCGCATGGCCTTCTCCAAGTTCATCcctacctaccaccaccacttcGGACGCCAGTGCAAACTCGCCTACTACGGCTTCACCAAGCTCATGGAGCTCTTCGAGGCCATCCCCGACGTACTCGTGGTGGGTGGAGGCCAGAGTCATTCTCTGTCCCAGGAGgagtgtgtgtttttattggttGACTTCAGAGTGCTGCAGGAGAAGCCATTGATAATGTCAGATTATCCTCAATTTATCCAGAGCACTACCTTAATTTGGAATGATTTGGAAATTAATTGCAACGTCCGACAGTAATAACTATCATACCcagcagctttttttttttttttttacctcccaTAAAAATTGTGTGTAATAAATATTGGTGTGTGTCTCATTTCTGTCCCAATGGGTAATTGATTATCAGTACAAATAACATTATTCCTAGAGTAGAGTGGACATTTTGTTATGgaacctctctctttccccaggtGTTGGAGTGTGGAGAGGAGAAGGTGCTGACACTAACAGAGGTAGAGCGTGTGAAGGCCCTGGCTGCCCAGCTGGTCAAGATGCTCCGTTCCCAGAGAGACTCCAGCCTGCCTGCTGCCCAGCTACTGTCTGAGTACAGCAAGACCTTCGGCTACGGCCTGAGGCTCCAGGACTACGACGTCTCCTCCCTGCCCGCCCTGCTCGTCAACCTCTGCCACGTCGTCAAGGTATGGGTTGGGAATTTCTAGTCAGTTCAGTCCAATACATCTTTAGTTGTCTGTTGTACTTAATAGATTTAGACTGATTTAAATGGTTGTGATACTGCATGTTTTGATGGTTGTCGACTCCAACACTGAACAAGAGCATCCTGAGCTATACAAGACCTCATGTAAACAAGCAAACATTATTTTGGCCCCTAAGGATGAGTCACAAGTATTTCCTGATATGAATTGATGTCACTGAAGTGGCTTGGATGAGGTTTGAGTTTGTAGGCCCCTTATTGGTGCGTTGAAATGTCATCTTTATATTGGAAATGAGCTATCAATTCCAGATTCAGCCATGTTTTCTGAATGCCACGGTTCATCTCTCACCTCCAACTGAAGGCACTTTGATACCTGCTGCAGTATAAAGGGATTTTTATAAATGCATCTGATTTGACCTTCTCCTCAGGTGGTGGACGGCGCTAACGGCCGTGAGGTCCAGCTGATCAACAGGAAGTCTCTGCGCTCGTTAACGTGCCAGCTGCTGTCCCTGCTGATGGGCCTGGGGCAGCACGAGGGAGACGGCTCCGTCAGCGTGGAGGGCTTGAGTCTGCTGTATCATTCTGTACATGGGGTACAGCTCAAACCCTGTGAATACGGCTTCCTCTCGCTCAGCGAGCTGCTGAAGAGCCTGCCTTACCTGGTGGAGGTCGGTGGACTGGACCATAGAGATATCATACTATAACGAATGTTTAATTCTAGTTCTATAGACTGGAACCTTTTTGCTCTACTGCCTATTTGTCTGATACGAAGGATCATGGATTCCTGTTGAAAGCATTTTTTTAGGGCTTTTTCACAGGGTCTTAAAGTTGGGTAGCATTGTGTTAGTCAGGTTTTGTAATTGTCTGAGACGTATTGCACAATCCTTTTGAATGAAACACTGTGGTTATATGTTAGAATATTTGGAATGATGACCATTAGGTCTTTGTGTGTAGGTCTAGTCTAGACCAGGGTCGGCAAACTACGACCCGCgggtttaaaaataaaaacctcaATTTAGActaaatatgttgaaatgacaATGGACCTATACATTTTCAAATAACTACCCATTCTGGCCCACCCTTGAAAAAATGTGTGGCCCTCTGTTTCATTTCGAAATCCCAATGTGGCCCTCGAGCCACAAAGTTTGCCCTCCCCTGGTGTTTCTCATaacttcccttctctctctccccccctcctagCTGTTCTACGGTGAGGGTGAGGAGGAAGGCGAGCGTGGCGAGGAGAGAGTTAGACTCACCCGTCTGTACCAGTTTGCCCGTAGGGTGCGTGCCCTGCTCCACACCTACCACTACCACCAGATCTCCCTAACGGAGTTCCCCGGGGCCTACGCCAAGTTCACCGGACGCGGCCTCCAACCTCGCTCCTACGGCTACGGCAGCGTAGACGACCTGCTCAACGGCATACCACAGGTACAGAATGACTAACTCTCACCACACTCGCCTTCCTACTCACCCTCACCAAAAAAAGTTTAAGTGCTTTTCTCAAATTCAAAGCTGATAGACAAGAAACGTCTTGTTAAACAACATGTTGGAAATACACAGATGTGTTATGATAAGATGGGAATTGATAACGCTTGTATCTAAAGAGTTCTTCAGCATATGGACCTGCACTGGGGATGTCACTGTCGAAGCAGCAGATGTAGTCAATGTGGTTAGTTGCCTTCTCTGTCCCTGCACTGTGCGGCTTTAGCCCCCATAGCAGACTCTGTggtgatggatggatggggttTGTGGTAATTAAATGGGATGTTGTTTCTGCCTGTGTGCAGGTAGTGTGGATCAAAGGGCATGGCCACAAGAGGATTATCGTTTTGAAGAACGATATGAAAGGTAAAGACAAATCAACCGTCTGGCAGCAGGAACTGTGGAAACAAATGGCTTTGGCCTTACCTGCATTTAGTATTAACATACGGGAAGGGGTTGTTATCAGTTCATCTCATGGGCATCATGTTGTATGATCCTTCAACATGAGACTAGTAGAACATGACATGTAATGGGAACAGAAGTCGTGGTGTTTTGCTTGTATGATGGGAACAGAAATGGTAGTGTCTTGAAGGCACAGTGTTTTACTCTGTAATGGAAAGAGTGTAATAATGGTctgtgggttggttggttggttctcCTCAGCAGCTCGAGCCACTGGAGCCAGCCCTGCAGCCTCAGAGGAGCCTGAGGACGGGGCCAGCCAGAGAGACAGCCCCTGTAGCAACACAGAGTCTGAAACTCACAGCCCAGGTAGCTAACCACACCACTGGAGTCATAGGCACTATTACCAATGTTTTGATGTTCTTCTTTTTGCCTTGTAGGTGTTTTTAGGCTTTTTAATAGTTGTTTATACATTGAAGCAGAAATTAAGTCTCTTTTTTTCTCCATCAGGTGTTGGTGGGGTGGAGACAGAGCTGCTATGTCTGACCTCTCCAGTAGACCTGCTGTGTGGCCCAGTACCCTCCTGCCTGCCCTCTCCCCAGCTGCACCCTGACCCCGTTCTCCAACAGGCTGACCTCATCCGCTTCGAGCAGACGCCATCACCAGCAGGTGAgctgatcatgtgatcaaccgcGTTTCAAACCCAGGTCTTCTGTGTGCCATGAGACTGTTAGCCCGCCTAGGCATTAGCTTCGAGCTTACTCGTGCTCCGCTATACACACAGCCGACATCTTCCCTTGGACTGACCTGGATATATGATGCCATTGTGTTTTTCAGAGCGTGATAAACTTGAGGAGGAAGCTGTAGCAGAAGAAGTAGCAGCCCCTGCTGTCTGTGACACATCTGAGCCTATAGAAGCATTAACTGACAACAACCAGAACCTTGTTGTTTTGGTTTCCATGACTACCAAGCCTCCACAGAATGTGACCCGCAAAATGGCGTCCGTTGAAAACAGCCCCAGCAAGAGGACTCCTCGCAATAAAGTGAAGCTGGCAGCTAACTTCTCTTTTACAGCCGCACCCTAACACACTCACTGACGATCACATGCTGgaacaagcgcacacacacacattcatcacaCACAACTCGAAAATGAAGAGTTGATCAGCTAAATTGTAAAAAGCCCCAAAAATAATGATTTGTTTTTAGTCATGCCCCCCGCAACAAACTGTGACGTTATTTCCTTTCTTTGCCTTTTCCCCTTATCTTTtcaaactcaatcatcatgttgaTGTAGTTGTTTCCTCACAAAGCTATGAGTTTTCTTGTTGCAGTTATTTCTGCAACAGCCATTCATTTTTCTATGCCGTGTACTTTTAGTCAGATTAATGCATGTCAAGAAAGGTTTTGTGGTAGATATGAATTATATACTATGGATAAACTGTTTGGAAACATGGTTCTCTGAAAGTGGAAAGAGAACTTCCCCACAATACAGCAACAACAAATACTGAGGTAGTTGGCACTGTAGCCACGAGTTTACACTGCAAATTGCAAAAGATGCCTATTTTACCACTGAATACCCTTACCTGAACTCAAAACCCCTCAGAGATTTAATTCAGTAACTTGTTTAAAAATGGGTACTTATACAGGGATTTTATATCATGTTAATTATTGCCAAGGAAGCTCTGAGGGAAAGCTATATAAATATGTAGAGAAACGTCATTATGTGTCTACTGCCCTCTCCCCTGTGTTGTCCCCATTGCATTTTGTCATCGGACAAATGCACTTCTTCATACAGCTAGAAGTACAAAAAGATATTTGCGCTTTGCCTTTGAGGCAGCTTTGGAGGTAGTATTGACAATTATTGTTGTTGAGTAACCATGCCCATCTCATTCTTTTAACTCTTTCTCTTGGGCGATGTTTAGCATTGTGTTCAGTTCACACTCCAGTGTTAGAGTCCTCAGACATCGTTCCACCTTGACTATGTGCTTTCATAAAGTAGTAGCCTATATGGCTGGTGTTTTCAGTTTCTCATTCAAGTATCGGGTCAATGGCAGGAGTGATCAAGCTGCCAAAGTGGCTTCGAAGTAACTTTGACAACTGTCTGGTCTCAGTCAAATCGACCTAAGCTTGTATTTGTGTGTTCTCAATGGGGTGTCGCAATCAGCGCTGTCTCCAATGTGTACGGCAGTGTGAAATAGAAGGAATTCTGACTCCTCCGTGGAGAGTTTTGAACGAGCTCTTGGCGAGGTTGAGGGTCAGTCTGCCTTGGGCCGTTATTTAGGCAAGGCAGAAGCCGAGACCCTGAATACTCGGACCAGGTGTTAAAACGCTTGGAGGCAGCGTGAACAAAGATATGGTGACACTGTTTCCTGCCGGAAGCTAAGTAGAAATGATTTCGGTTTTTGTATTTTTAGAGATTGAGTGCGGTTTACACTTGAATAACTTATAGGTGGTGTGTAATATGCATGTTGtgcataaaaaacaaacattttatgcATGGTGTAAACCTATTAGGTCAGAAATCAGACTGTTGGTGAactgcattttttttaaagaaattagtTGAAGTTGTCTTGTTTCCGCAGAAACCATATATTAGAGGTATTGTTTACATCACCCCCCTCACTCCTGGTTACAGTTGACACCACCCCCCCCCTCACTCCTGGTTACTGTGGAAGGTTGTTTTT
This Oncorhynchus tshawytscha isolate Ot180627B linkage group LG32, Otsh_v2.0, whole genome shotgun sequence DNA region includes the following protein-coding sequences:
- the LOC112230233 gene encoding meiosis regulator and mRNA stability factor 1 isoform X5, which encodes MMEGLGKERSICSSRPFPWLSHPKKEASSRLWKLTECFSTPEQQNTPSYNTDKQNDYMDNRKPVLDLKDLPPPPHHTAASQPFPLAPLPLPPPCLPPLPQDSLQQLPLQGGSPKVSVCTHCEHCSTDPLGRGGYGVVSGGGSASISSSVGVSSGVPLYLPPSSQEASFSRLGAGQITPTTLNSHLHFPSLGGGGGDARATLLPSGSYKLHIPSVDTTSQPLPFQSHSHLPCSCCTGGLLRPLHSYPSIPLPYNESKFITTSTPHHRAAGYYPCGGDYNPATLGVQRSLAAHSDPHIPTSGHICSSNAMHFNLERTVCRTGAHYCRDCLTKPADKLWPNIPLPPAQSASVPIPVCNGCGTSSDGLLLLGSSLGKSATKYGSPEGPENIPPVGVFWDIENCCVPSGRSAAAVVQRLRNHFFQGHREAEFICVCDISKENKAVIQELNNCQVTVAHINATAKNAADDKLRQSLRRFAETHTAPATVVLVSSDVNFASELSDLRHRHGFQVILVHKSGQTSDALLQHAHRHVAFEEMVADLPPRQAVKSQELGGLETKPKIGVFPLEKGQHNSSPHSNGEGPSQQHPIKAGLIGESMFSCRRRDLSSPRSASDSERHVDRSSGEFQISTPSAFSKLTLHKTFSASVLSQPQGLSQGSWSSRSGSPCMSSRSSPLIGPPPRGSSSPCLPVGPQASEPFSDGADLQVANLDYRMSRKELQQSLHDAFSRHGQVKGVELSPHTDYQLKATVQFVSLQQAIGAVSSLHRYKIGSKRIHVSLITGAGNKSLAMLRSEIFQILQDAPASCLPLFKFTEIYEKRFGRKLVVSDLYRLQEVVAVREQGGGRLVCLLPSSQARQSPLGSSQEGSSANGSPVVFEQLEYHEPVCSYHYTQQNFSEADFDPDSYKIPFVVVSLKTLASQVHCLLQSHEGTLPLLSFSECYASELGPLAVSEEGEEEGSVPLEHLITCIPGINIVTAQNGFKVIKWIHNKPPASNTDQWTQRCKSPVGNPQLIQFSRELIDLMKGQPCNLMPISKFIPAYHHHYAKQCRVSDYGYSKLLELLEAVPHVLQILGMGTKRLLTLTHRAQVKRFTQDLLKLLKFQASKQVAITDFMQAYHWCFSRDWRVLDYGMCDLMDLLAEIPDTTITITHQDLDTVISVPKRDRTSDEMERTKQFGKEVVDLLRHQPHCRMAFSKFIPTYHHHFGRQCKLAYYGFTKLMELFEAIPDVLVVLECGEEKVLTLTEVERVKALAAQLVKMLRSQRDSSLPAAQLLSEYSKTFGYGLRLQDYDVSSLPALLVNLCHVVKVVDGANGREVQLINRKSLRSLTCQLLSLLMGLGQHEGDGSVSVEGLSLLYHSVHGVQLKPCEYGFLSLSELLKSLPYLVELFYGEGEEEGERGEERVRLTRLYQFARRVRALLHTYHYHQISLTEFPGAYAKFTGRGLQPRSYGYGSVDDLLNGIPQVVWIKGHGHKRIIVLKNDMKAARATGASPAASEEPEDGASQRDSPCSNTESETHSPGVGGVETELLCLTSPVDLLCGPVPSCLPSPQLHPDPVLQQADLIRFEQTPSPAERDKLEEEAVAEEVAAPAVCDTSEPIEALTDNNQNLVVLVSMTTKPPQNVTRKMASVENSPSKRTPRNKVKLAANFSFTAAP